From one Halobacteriovoraceae bacterium genomic stretch:
- a CDS encoding DUF3015 family protein — protein sequence MLKKIVLSMILSMGSIAAFAQSYGMAGCGLGSVVFGDQKGFIQIAAATTNGTFGTQTFGITSGTSNCVEGEGDVSYFIETNRPALKNDIAKGHGETLTSLAQLYKCGSTESFYSALKTNYSSIFSTNNSAEIQSKIEVLRSSCGA from the coding sequence ATGTTAAAGAAAATCGTATTATCTATGATTCTTTCTATGGGTTCTATTGCTGCATTCGCACAGTCTTACGGTATGGCCGGATGTGGACTTGGTTCAGTCGTTTTCGGTGATCAAAAAGGTTTTATTCAAATTGCAGCTGCGACAACAAATGGAACTTTTGGAACTCAAACTTTTGGAATTACAAGTGGTACATCAAACTGCGTTGAAGGAGAAGGCGACGTTTCTTATTTCATCGAAACGAATAGACCTGCTCTTAAAAATGATATTGCTAAAGGTCATGGTGAAACACTAACTTCTTTGGCACAACTCTATAAATGTGGATCTACTGAGTCTTTCTATTCTGCTTTAAAAACTAATTATTCTTCAATTTTCAGCACAAATAACTCTGCTGAAATTCAAAGCAAAATTGAAGTCCTAAGATCTTCTTGCGGAGCTTAA
- a CDS encoding ISL3 family transposase, with protein sequence MSLRRIHRYCIPGFDVTDTKEWLDKGFIEIFIKDGREVKQCSRCCHELDAAKVSEHKVKVRTMDIHGFKGYYIFKRTKHRCGNCKKIRTSKIDWISEETPHVTEEYAWWLGRLCEITPVSRAAEFTGNDPMSMWRFDFKRMKRMFQHYKIPKVRRICVDEVYARKKKYHAKESRDKRFFTIICDLDTRRVIWVSESRSKEALNEFFHVMGKERCEEIEVVAADQFDGYKLSVKENCPNAIFVWDRFHIMQTFQNYINSERQWLNEHMCKGEQKRLTRGKFKQLFTKKSDRRTKAENRHIREVMRDNEYFVYLELIKEGMHQIFESASAPEARAKFEEMGEWINQAGIFYELKKWWKTFDDGWDTFRNYFKYPVTSSLSEGINNVIKTIKKRAYGYRNMQYFKLKILQVCGFLNSKWVPMNFQ encoded by the coding sequence ATGAGTTTACGACGTATTCACCGTTACTGCATCCCTGGTTTTGACGTGACAGACACTAAAGAGTGGTTAGATAAAGGCTTTATTGAGATATTTATCAAAGATGGACGTGAAGTTAAACAGTGTTCCAGGTGTTGTCATGAGCTTGATGCAGCCAAAGTTAGCGAGCATAAAGTCAAAGTTCGCACAATGGATATTCATGGTTTTAAGGGATACTACATCTTTAAAAGAACTAAGCATCGATGCGGTAATTGTAAAAAAATTAGAACTTCTAAAATTGACTGGATCTCTGAGGAGACTCCGCACGTAACCGAGGAATATGCTTGGTGGTTAGGACGTCTTTGTGAGATTACTCCAGTCTCTCGGGCCGCTGAGTTCACTGGCAATGATCCTATGAGTATGTGGCGGTTTGATTTTAAAAGAATGAAGCGGATGTTTCAACACTACAAGATCCCAAAGGTCAGGAGGATTTGTGTAGACGAAGTCTATGCCAGAAAGAAAAAGTATCATGCCAAAGAGTCCAGGGATAAACGCTTTTTCACGATAATCTGTGACTTGGACACTAGGAGGGTTATTTGGGTGTCTGAAAGCCGCTCTAAAGAAGCACTTAATGAGTTTTTTCATGTCATGGGAAAAGAGCGCTGTGAAGAGATTGAAGTTGTAGCGGCAGATCAGTTTGATGGATATAAACTTAGCGTGAAAGAGAACTGTCCCAACGCTATTTTTGTATGGGATCGTTTTCATATCATGCAGACGTTTCAAAACTATATTAATAGTGAGAGACAGTGGTTAAATGAGCACATGTGCAAAGGAGAACAAAAGAGACTGACTCGTGGCAAATTTAAACAGTTATTCACTAAAAAATCTGATCGAAGAACAAAAGCTGAGAACCGGCATATTCGGGAAGTCATGAGAGATAATGAATATTTTGTTTACCTAGAACTCATTAAAGAAGGTATGCACCAGATATTTGAATCTGCTTCAGCTCCGGAAGCAAGAGCAAAGTTTGAAGAGATGGGGGAATGGATAAATCAAGCAGGGATCTTCTATGAACTAAAAAAATGGTGGAAAACGTTTGATGATGGATGGGATACATTCAGAAACTACTTCAAATACCCTGTTACCTCATCACTTTCAGAAGGAATAAACAACGTCATCAAAACAATAAAGAAAAGAGCTTATGGTTATAGGAATATGCAGTATTTTAAGCTTAAAATCCTCCAAGTATGCGGATTTTTGAACTCTAAGTGGGTACCAATGAATTTTCAATAA